In Treponema vincentii, a single window of DNA contains:
- a CDS encoding penicillin-binding protein: protein MELNHFISKKRIIFFIGLLLIFTGLIAAKYARAMLGAEPEVRTVKKTRERGSILDRNGKILAAATTLYNLSVNKTLIGDVNRLVNILSPILEISESELLDKIQASKSNFLYLKKKLSENEKDILKDAIREYNLKGIRLEAVANRIYPENALASTLIGYLGDDGKGLAGIEYSMQNILSPPEGTAGADKNGYTVALTIDASIQYMLQQIAERTMKSSKAEAVIFLAADAKTGEILAYINEPSVDLAHFTSSKKEERFDRPAYFIYEPGSVFKIFSIASFLELGTTKDSDVYTCDAQFAFKPRQLSEKKDQNVIRCLRVHGQVTPRDIIRFSCNDGMAQIADKTDAAAFAEKLRAFGFGKKTGLELPGEAAGIFAPVSSWSARTKHTIAIGQEIGVTSLQIVQAATAFTNKGKTLKLSLLSEILDSAGKPVYRHKPKSLEQVISAQTAKTVLGYMQTAADDGTGFRASIKGVPISVKTGTAQMAQADGRGYSSTDYLSSCIGIFPVDDPQIILYMAVIRPVGETYGSLVAAPAISEAANAIIDYRGMGRANAPNVTHTGIIQSHRQTPVTVGDTMPDLIGTPKRLLLDLLGRTDITVKLTGDGYVTAQSPAAGTPVVKGMIIELTLE from the coding sequence ATGGAACTAAATCATTTTATTTCTAAAAAACGCATTATCTTTTTTATCGGCTTGTTGCTCATCTTTACCGGCTTAATCGCTGCAAAATATGCGCGGGCAATGCTTGGGGCGGAACCGGAAGTACGTACCGTTAAGAAGACCCGCGAACGGGGCTCAATTTTAGATCGGAACGGAAAAATCTTAGCGGCAGCCACAACGCTGTATAATCTATCGGTAAATAAAACATTGATTGGGGATGTTAACCGTCTTGTCAATATTCTTTCTCCGATTCTCGAAATATCGGAATCCGAGCTGCTTGATAAAATTCAGGCTTCCAAGTCAAACTTTTTGTATTTAAAAAAGAAATTGAGTGAAAATGAAAAAGATATTTTAAAAGATGCAATACGGGAATATAATTTAAAAGGGATCAGACTTGAAGCGGTAGCAAACCGCATCTATCCTGAGAATGCACTTGCATCGACGCTGATCGGCTATCTTGGTGATGACGGTAAGGGATTGGCAGGTATTGAATACTCTATGCAAAATATCCTTTCCCCGCCTGAAGGTACTGCCGGTGCGGACAAAAACGGTTATACGGTTGCCTTAACAATCGATGCTTCCATTCAGTATATGCTGCAACAGATAGCCGAACGGACAATGAAGAGCTCAAAGGCGGAGGCAGTCATTTTTTTGGCAGCAGATGCAAAGACGGGCGAAATCCTTGCGTATATAAACGAACCGTCGGTCGATTTAGCTCATTTTACATCCAGTAAAAAAGAAGAACGGTTTGACCGCCCCGCCTATTTTATTTATGAGCCGGGATCCGTTTTTAAGATTTTTTCGATAGCATCTTTCTTAGAACTCGGCACGACAAAGGATTCCGATGTCTACACCTGCGATGCGCAATTTGCGTTTAAACCGCGGCAGCTAAGTGAAAAAAAAGACCAAAATGTGATCCGCTGTTTGCGGGTACACGGCCAAGTAACACCGCGCGACATTATCAGATTTTCTTGTAACGACGGGATGGCACAGATTGCCGACAAAACGGATGCCGCGGCTTTTGCCGAAAAGCTGCGGGCATTCGGATTCGGGAAAAAGACCGGCCTTGAGCTACCCGGAGAAGCGGCGGGCATTTTTGCGCCGGTGTCGTCATGGTCAGCCCGTACTAAACATACCATTGCGATAGGGCAGGAAATCGGCGTTACCTCCCTGCAAATTGTACAAGCGGCAACGGCATTTACCAATAAAGGCAAAACATTAAAACTCAGCCTATTATCCGAAATTCTGGATTCGGCAGGTAAGCCTGTCTACCGGCATAAACCGAAATCACTCGAACAGGTTATTTCGGCACAAACGGCAAAAACGGTACTCGGGTATATGCAGACCGCTGCCGATGACGGGACTGGTTTTCGTGCTTCGATTAAAGGCGTACCGATTTCCGTTAAGACCGGTACGGCACAGATGGCGCAAGCGGATGGGCGCGGCTACAGTTCCACCGATTACCTCAGCAGCTGTATCGGTATTTTTCCCGTCGATGATCCGCAGATTATCTTGTATATGGCGGTTATCCGTCCGGTCGGAGAAACATACGGTTCGTTGGTTGCCGCGCCGGCTATCTCGGAAGCGGCCAATGCAATTATCGATTATCGTGGAATGGGGCGGGCAAATGCTCCGAACGTAACCCATACCGGCATTATTCAATCGCATCGCCAAACACCGGTAACCGTCGGCGACACGATGCCTGATTTGATCGGCACCCCCAAGCGGTTGCTGCTCGATTTATTAGGCAGAACCGATATTACGGTTAAGCTGACCGGAGACGGCTATGTAACTGCCCAGAGTCCGGCGGCGGGAACGCCGGTTGTAAAAGGAATGATCATTGAACTCACCCTCGAATAA
- the lepB gene encoding signal peptidase I has protein sequence MKRKLLGFLVLIGGLLFLKSYVLDIRRISGHSMEPTLSDGQFVVIWKLAYGIQLPAANRYLCRWGMPKTGDTVLYHIDGRFVVKRCVKIENTELHFISAPQKSAESYGSLILDDNRTVALNRVQFRNLGGFLPQAEQYVPTGFILALGDNAIQSRDSRDYGFVSVDSICGRLLWN, from the coding sequence GTGAAAAGAAAACTCCTGGGCTTCCTTGTGCTAATAGGCGGCCTGCTCTTTTTAAAAAGCTATGTTTTAGATATAAGGCGGATTTCGGGGCATTCGATGGAACCCACCCTTTCCGATGGGCAGTTTGTTGTTATATGGAAATTGGCGTATGGAATTCAGCTTCCTGCTGCAAACCGGTATCTTTGCCGCTGGGGAATGCCAAAAACAGGGGATACCGTCCTCTATCATATAGACGGGCGGTTTGTGGTAAAACGCTGCGTAAAAATAGAAAATACGGAACTGCATTTTATTTCGGCTCCGCAAAAATCGGCGGAAAGTTATGGTTCGCTTATATTAGACGATAATAGAACTGTTGCGCTTAACCGCGTCCAATTTAGAAATCTGGGAGGATTTTTACCGCAAGCCGAACAATATGTTCCTACCGGTTTTATTTTAGCACTCGGCGATAATGCAATCCAATCCCGCGACTCCCGTGATTACGGATTTGTCTCGGTTGATAGTATCTGCGGTCGGTTACTATGGAACTAA
- a CDS encoding tetratricopeptide repeat protein, producing MLLEYMMMERNKWLLVLAAAVVAAAVMSCTSVWNKKYKDDAGVMYGMIYDEREEGVALVNVKVNGKLKAVSDGQGRFILQFYFADIKDKKEQLIELEKEGYEKFKQVFYYEPLSLLHLRLESGEYLLKEAEGGIENGNYEEAEGFLDRAFEIEESRDESLYLRAVIRYKEGKADEALAALESMSRKEYAAVKAFMQMLEGVRK from the coding sequence ATGCTTTTAGAATATATGATGATGGAACGAAATAAATGGCTTTTAGTTTTGGCGGCTGCCGTAGTTGCAGCGGCGGTGATGTCCTGCACGAGCGTGTGGAATAAGAAATACAAAGATGATGCAGGAGTCATGTATGGGATGATCTATGACGAACGGGAAGAAGGTGTGGCGTTGGTCAACGTAAAGGTAAACGGAAAGCTGAAGGCGGTGTCGGACGGGCAGGGGCGGTTTATCCTACAGTTTTATTTTGCGGATATAAAGGATAAGAAGGAACAACTGATAGAATTGGAAAAAGAAGGGTACGAAAAATTTAAGCAGGTATTTTATTATGAACCTCTGAGCTTATTGCATTTAAGGCTTGAAAGCGGTGAATACTTATTAAAAGAAGCGGAAGGGGGGATAGAGAACGGAAACTATGAAGAAGCGGAGGGGTTTCTTGATCGAGCGTTCGAAATAGAAGAGAGCCGAGATGAAAGTCTTTATTTGAGAGCGGTGATACGATATAAGGAAGGGAAAGCTGATGAGGCGCTTGCGGCGTTAGAAAGCATGAGCAGAAAGGAATATGCTGCGGTAAAAGCGTTTATGCAGATGCTGGAAGGGGTAAGGAAATAA